A genome region from Thalassotalea euphylliae includes the following:
- the lptA gene encoding lipopolysaccharide transport periplasmic protein LptA produces the protein MYKLFIKKLLASLALASVISTPALAAKIDLEQEIHISAGRQAGDLKNKIASYLDDVVISQGSLKIKADLVQVFSQKDQDVQTYVAKGQPATFEQLLEDGSKIRLQANEIKYEPLTFTITISGNALLTQAGSEVSGEKIVYNTLTEQLEAEGGSNQSVTTILKPKAKSDK, from the coding sequence ATGTACAAACTATTTATAAAAAAGCTGCTAGCTAGCCTAGCGCTCGCGAGTGTGATCAGCACTCCGGCACTTGCTGCAAAAATTGACCTTGAGCAAGAAATTCATATCTCGGCAGGGCGTCAAGCAGGTGACTTAAAGAACAAAATTGCCAGCTACTTAGATGATGTAGTGATTTCACAAGGTTCATTGAAAATTAAAGCTGACCTCGTGCAAGTTTTTAGTCAAAAAGATCAAGACGTACAAACCTATGTGGCTAAAGGGCAACCTGCAACATTTGAACAACTGCTTGAAGATGGCAGTAAGATTCGTTTGCAAGCCAACGAAATTAAATATGAGCCTTTAACTTTCACTATCACCATCTCGGGCAATGCATTGCTGACGCAAGCAGGTAGTGAGGTTAGTGGTGAAAAAATCGTGTACAACACGCTAACCGAGCAATTGGAAGCCGAAGGTGGCAGTAACCAGTCGGTAACCACTATTTTAAAACCTAAAGCAAAAAGTGATAAATAG
- a CDS encoding NAD/FAD-utilizing enzyme: protein MLRHYFISENLSELKNLQSELTEQGVTEPQIHVLSHDDAAIDEHNLPEVESVLKKDVVHSTEIGAVIGVIAAAITLFVAYYMGWTESAAGWLPFVLLAIVVLGFCTWEGGFIGIQRNNIHFERFQEVLRKGKHVLFVDIEQNQEQMLAKVISHHPKLQLAGTGESVPGWLVKGQNAYQSFMKTMP, encoded by the coding sequence ATGCTTAGACACTACTTTATTAGTGAAAACCTATCTGAGTTAAAAAACCTGCAAAGCGAGTTGACTGAGCAAGGCGTTACCGAGCCGCAAATTCATGTCTTAAGCCATGATGACGCAGCTATTGACGAGCACAACTTGCCTGAAGTTGAATCTGTGCTGAAAAAAGACGTTGTCCACTCAACTGAGATTGGTGCCGTTATTGGCGTGATTGCAGCAGCAATTACATTATTCGTTGCTTATTATATGGGTTGGACTGAGTCAGCAGCGGGTTGGTTACCTTTCGTTTTATTGGCGATAGTTGTATTAGGCTTTTGTACTTGGGAAGGCGGTTTCATCGGTATTCAGCGCAATAATATCCATTTTGAGCGCTTTCAAGAGGTGCTAAGAAAGGGCAAACACGTGTTATTTGTTGATATCGAGCAAAATCAGGAGCAAATGTTAGCCAAAGTGATCAGTCATCATCCTAAGTTACAGCTTGCTGGCACTGGCGAATCGGTACCGGGGTGGCTTGTAAAAGGGCAAAACGCCTACCAGAGCTTTATGAAGACGATGCCATAG
- the lptB gene encoding LPS export ABC transporter ATP-binding protein encodes MTQEVTLTASGLAKAYKGRQVVKNVSLSVSTGQIVGLLGPNGAGKTTSFYMIVGLVPNDSGEITLGADDLTLLPMHERARRGIGYLPQEASIFRKLTVYQNIMAILQTRKDLTEVEREEKLELLIEEFNIGHIRDNTGMSLSGGERRRVEIARALAADPLFILLDEPFAGVDPISVGDIKKIILHLKQRGIGVLITDHNVRETLDVCEHAYIVSHGELIAEGDSEQILANQQVRDVYLGEQFTL; translated from the coding sequence ATGACACAAGAAGTAACACTTACCGCGTCTGGCTTAGCAAAAGCTTATAAAGGTCGACAGGTTGTTAAAAATGTCAGCTTGTCGGTCAGTACTGGACAAATTGTGGGTTTACTTGGCCCTAATGGTGCGGGTAAAACCACGTCGTTTTATATGATTGTTGGCTTAGTGCCGAACGATAGCGGTGAAATCACTTTAGGGGCAGATGATTTAACTTTGTTGCCTATGCATGAGCGCGCGCGTCGCGGTATTGGCTATTTGCCGCAAGAAGCGTCTATTTTTCGCAAACTGACGGTTTATCAAAACATCATGGCGATCTTGCAAACACGCAAAGACTTAACGGAAGTTGAGCGTGAAGAAAAACTTGAATTGCTTATTGAAGAATTCAATATCGGCCATATAAGAGATAATACGGGCATGAGTTTATCGGGTGGTGAACGTCGTCGTGTCGAGATCGCCAGAGCGCTAGCGGCCGACCCATTGTTTATTTTGCTAGATGAACCTTTTGCTGGTGTAGACCCAATTTCAGTTGGTGATATTAAAAAGATTATTTTGCATTTAAAGCAGCGTGGCATTGGCGTTTTGATCACTGACCACAATGTCCGCGAAACACTTGATGTGTGTGAGCATGCATATATCGTTAGTCACGGAGAATTAATCGCTGAAGGTGATTCAGAACAAATTTTGGCGAATCAGCAAGTAAGAGATGTATACCTAGGTGAGCAATTCACGCTATAG
- a CDS encoding calcium/sodium antiporter produces the protein MLLQVLILVVALVVLVWSADKFVYGASSVARNFGVSPMIIGLTIVAMGSSAPEMMVAATASLDDKANTAIGNAIGSNITNIALVLGLTALLKPLQVSSSTVKRELPIALGITFIAFLMLINLELSLFEGSILMVGFFVYIATLLVITLRRAKTNPVDDPMIVEAEAEVPEATSNSKAFLWLAVGMVLLPLSASYLVDSAAFIAKSFGVSDLVIGLTIIAIGTSLPELAASMMSLIKKEDDLALGNIIGSNIFNILAVLSLPGIIAPGAIDAEVASRDAPYMLAITLLLFALCFSREKGAFRITRLKGATLFLAFIFYQVILFSQVA, from the coding sequence ATGTTATTGCAAGTATTGATATTAGTTGTCGCGCTCGTTGTCCTTGTATGGAGTGCTGATAAATTTGTATATGGTGCCTCGTCGGTTGCCCGAAATTTTGGTGTTTCACCTATGATTATCGGCTTGACGATTGTTGCTATGGGCTCGTCTGCGCCCGAAATGATGGTGGCAGCAACAGCATCGCTTGATGACAAGGCAAATACAGCAATCGGTAATGCAATTGGCTCCAATATAACTAATATCGCTTTGGTATTAGGCTTAACAGCGCTACTTAAACCACTGCAAGTCTCCTCTTCAACAGTTAAACGCGAGTTGCCGATTGCCTTGGGCATTACATTTATCGCGTTTCTAATGCTGATCAACCTTGAGTTAAGCTTATTTGAGGGCAGCATTCTAATGGTCGGCTTTTTTGTCTACATCGCAACGTTATTAGTGATCACTTTACGCCGCGCTAAAACTAATCCTGTAGACGACCCTATGATTGTCGAGGCCGAAGCAGAGGTGCCAGAGGCAACAAGTAATAGCAAAGCATTTCTGTGGTTAGCTGTTGGCATGGTGTTGCTGCCGTTAAGTGCAAGTTACTTGGTTGACTCAGCCGCCTTTATTGCCAAATCCTTTGGGGTTAGTGACCTCGTTATCGGTTTAACTATTATTGCTATTGGTACCAGCTTGCCAGAACTGGCAGCAAGTATGATGAGTCTGATAAAGAAAGAAGATGACTTAGCACTTGGTAACATCATTGGCTCCAATATTTTTAATATTCTTGCAGTGTTATCATTGCCAGGAATAATTGCGCCTGGCGCTATAGATGCCGAAGTTGCAAGCCGCGATGCGCCATATATGCTGGCGATTACCTTATTGCTGTTTGCGCTGTGTTTTAGTCGCGAAAAAGGTGCGTTCCGTATCACGCGACTAAAAGGCGCGACCTTATTTTTAGCATTTATTTTCTACCAAGTTATTTTGTTTAGCCAAGTGGCATAA
- the mlaE gene encoding lipid asymmetry maintenance ABC transporter permease subunit MlaE, with the protein MQAISQLGRKTLAIIAGLGKAVMMLFSAIVQVPNPRKGFPLLVNQLYAVGVLSLIIIVVSGTFIGMVLALQGYTILVGYGAEASLGPMVALSLLRELGPVVAALLFAGRAGSALTAEIGLMKATEQLSSMEMMAVDPLRRVIAPRFWAGFISLPLLAGIFSMVGILGAHLVGVDWLGVDGGTFWSVMQAQVDFEKDVLNGIIKSLVFAFVVTWIAVYKGYACEPTSEGISRATTATVVQSSLLVLGLDFILTALMFAR; encoded by the coding sequence ATGCAGGCGATTTCCCAATTAGGACGCAAGACCTTAGCGATAATTGCGGGCTTAGGTAAAGCCGTAATGATGCTATTTTCTGCGATTGTACAAGTGCCTAACCCACGCAAAGGCTTTCCATTGCTGGTTAATCAACTGTATGCAGTGGGTGTGTTGTCACTGATCATTATAGTGGTCTCTGGCACCTTTATCGGCATGGTACTGGCGCTGCAAGGCTATACCATCTTAGTCGGCTACGGTGCCGAAGCGAGCTTGGGCCCCATGGTTGCACTATCACTATTACGTGAATTAGGCCCTGTTGTTGCGGCCTTGTTGTTTGCTGGTCGCGCGGGCTCGGCGCTAACAGCTGAAATTGGCCTAATGAAAGCGACTGAGCAGTTGTCCAGTATGGAAATGATGGCGGTAGACCCACTACGCCGCGTTATCGCACCCCGCTTTTGGGCGGGCTTTATCAGCCTACCACTGCTTGCCGGCATATTTTCGATGGTCGGTATTTTAGGGGCGCACTTAGTCGGTGTTGATTGGCTTGGTGTTGATGGCGGCACTTTCTGGTCAGTTATGCAGGCACAAGTTGATTTTGAAAAAGATGTGCTCAACGGCATTATCAAAAGCTTAGTATTTGCTTTTGTTGTCACTTGGATTGCCGTGTACAAAGGTTATGCGTGTGAGCCGACATCAGAGGGCATCAGCCGCGCGACTACCGCTACCGTAGTGCAATCATCACTGCTAGTGCTAGGTTTAGATTTTATATTAACGGCGCTAATGTTCGCGCGCTAA
- a CDS encoding MlaC/ttg2D family ABC transporter substrate-binding protein: MRKFIQLISNVVLCSALLLTTSAHAQISKQDPYAMIQQVAEITFKRVKDEQQAIRKNPNLLKAVVREELLPYVDYRYAAYKVIGKNIKKTTEQERKAFVPVFRDYLVTSYAQVFTLYNDQTVEFDPGRKLDKQKIVAVNTRVLQPGGEPIDISFKVRKNRKKNEWKAFDMVAEGISLLDSKQAELSSIIRQKGLTHVTDMLKEKAERDVVFKQDE; this comes from the coding sequence ATGAGAAAATTTATCCAATTAATAAGCAATGTAGTGCTGTGTTCAGCACTATTGCTTACGACCAGTGCTCATGCACAAATCAGTAAGCAAGACCCTTATGCAATGATTCAGCAAGTAGCTGAAATTACATTTAAACGTGTAAAAGACGAACAACAAGCGATTCGCAAAAATCCAAACTTGCTAAAAGCCGTTGTTCGCGAAGAGCTGCTGCCATACGTAGATTATCGCTATGCGGCATACAAGGTGATAGGTAAAAACATTAAGAAAACAACGGAACAAGAGCGGAAGGCTTTTGTGCCAGTGTTTCGAGACTACCTAGTAACCTCATATGCACAAGTGTTTACCTTGTACAATGACCAAACAGTGGAATTCGATCCCGGCCGCAAATTAGACAAACAAAAAATTGTCGCTGTGAATACGCGTGTTTTACAGCCAGGCGGTGAGCCAATTGATATCTCCTTTAAGGTGCGTAAAAACCGCAAAAAGAATGAGTGGAAAGCATTTGATATGGTGGCTGAAGGGATAAGCTTGCTCGACAGTAAACAAGCGGAATTAAGTAGTATTATTCGCCAGAAAGGCTTAACTCATGTGACCGATATGCTGAAAGAAAAAGCAGAACGTGACGTGGTTTTTAAGCAAGATGAGTAA
- a CDS encoding BolA family protein encodes MEISEIEQLINDAIKLDELHVAFDGSQCKVIAVAEVFAELSRVKKQQAISKPLAVAINDGRIHALTVKTFTPEQWKKDKMFNLPL; translated from the coding sequence TTGGAAATTTCAGAAATCGAACAACTTATTAATGACGCTATCAAACTAGATGAATTGCACGTAGCCTTTGATGGTTCACAGTGTAAAGTTATTGCGGTCGCAGAAGTTTTCGCTGAACTAAGCCGTGTCAAAAAACAGCAGGCAATCTCTAAGCCATTAGCTGTGGCAATTAATGACGGTCGCATTCATGCTTTAACCGTTAAGACTTTCACGCCTGAGCAGTGGAAGAAAGATAAAATGTTTAACCTTCCGCTTTAG
- the mlaF gene encoding phospholipid ABC transporter ATP-binding protein MlaF produces MPETLVEIKNVTFKREERTIYDNISLSIPKGKVTAIMGPSGIGKTTLLRLIGGQLKPESGQILFDNHNIPTLGRNALYDVRKRMSMLFQSGALFSEMSVFDNIAFPIREHTKLPEHIIEKMVLMKLQAVGLRGARQLKPSELSGGMARRAALARAIALDPELIMYDEPFAGQDPISMGVIVRLIKALNDALGLTSIVVSHDVPEVMSIADYIYIIAEQKIIGHGTPEQIHQQSSPLVKQFVRGEADGPVPFHFNAPPISSDILRGQS; encoded by the coding sequence ATGCCAGAGACTTTGGTTGAAATTAAAAACGTTACCTTTAAACGTGAAGAAAGGACGATTTACGACAACATCAGTTTGTCTATCCCAAAAGGAAAAGTAACCGCAATAATGGGACCAAGTGGTATCGGTAAAACCACCCTGTTGCGCTTGATTGGGGGCCAACTTAAGCCAGAAAGTGGGCAAATTCTGTTCGACAATCACAATATTCCGACGCTCGGTCGTAACGCATTGTATGATGTGCGCAAGCGCATGAGCATGTTATTTCAAAGTGGCGCTTTGTTTAGTGAGATGTCAGTGTTTGACAACATCGCTTTTCCAATTCGCGAACACACTAAATTGCCAGAACATATCATCGAGAAAATGGTCTTGATGAAGTTGCAAGCCGTTGGTTTACGTGGTGCGCGCCAATTGAAACCGAGTGAATTGTCTGGTGGTATGGCAAGACGTGCCGCGCTAGCTCGCGCAATTGCACTTGATCCTGAACTTATTATGTATGACGAGCCATTTGCGGGCCAAGACCCTATTTCAATGGGCGTTATTGTACGGTTGATCAAAGCACTAAATGACGCACTAGGGTTAACCTCGATTGTGGTTTCACATGATGTGCCAGAGGTGATGAGCATAGCCGATTACATATACATTATTGCCGAACAAAAAATTATTGGTCATGGCACACCTGAGCAAATTCATCAGCAATCTTCACCTTTAGTGAAACAGTTTGTTCGAGGTGAGGCCGATGGTCCGGTGCCATTCCACTTTAATGCGCCACCTATCTCTTCTGACATTTTGCGAGGCCAAAGTTAA
- the lptC gene encoding LPS export ABC transporter periplasmic protein LptC, giving the protein MNRLYGLALIAFLFSLMAYGVVQWRQAQQQDADIVEAELVPDFIAEALNSDIYSESGQLSHHVIAERMEHYAELAFTHFEQPKYTVYPKNDSAPWQLEALEGTLYNNNRVVLKNRVTLMATEPDSLIKEIHCKYLELDLNTNIISSDQTILIQGKDFTMYGSGLIIDLNTKQMTLTEHVQTIYKKAAS; this is encoded by the coding sequence ATGAATCGACTTTATGGCCTAGCGCTAATCGCTTTCTTGTTTAGCCTTATGGCCTATGGCGTTGTGCAATGGCGTCAAGCACAGCAGCAAGACGCTGACATTGTTGAAGCCGAGCTTGTCCCTGACTTTATTGCAGAAGCGCTTAATAGTGATATCTACAGCGAGAGCGGCCAATTATCGCACCATGTTATTGCCGAGCGCATGGAACACTATGCTGAGTTAGCATTTACTCACTTTGAACAGCCTAAATATACTGTGTATCCAAAAAATGATTCGGCACCATGGCAACTCGAAGCACTTGAAGGCACGCTTTATAACAATAATCGCGTGGTATTAAAAAACCGTGTGACATTAATGGCGACAGAGCCAGACAGTTTGATTAAGGAAATTCACTGTAAATACTTAGAACTGGATTTGAACACCAATATTATTAGCTCTGATCAAACCATATTGATTCAGGGAAAAGACTTTACTATGTATGGTTCTGGGCTGATTATAGACTTAAACACTAAACAAATGACATTGACCGAGCATGTACAAACTATTTATAAAAAAGCTGCTAGCTAG
- a CDS encoding STAS domain-containing protein produces MLAIDINNQVTQLKGKLTSNTVATIKNKAHRNIVKTDKMVVNLAQVTDVDTAGLAWLLFLVEQAKRHKCQLSFAELSEDLLKLAQLSDVDQLLLSPSA; encoded by the coding sequence ATGCTAGCTATAGATATCAATAACCAAGTTACTCAACTAAAAGGCAAGCTAACCAGCAACACGGTCGCGACGATAAAAAATAAAGCGCACCGCAACATTGTCAAAACGGATAAAATGGTGGTGAATCTCGCGCAGGTTACCGACGTTGACACCGCAGGCCTTGCTTGGCTGCTTTTTTTAGTTGAGCAAGCAAAACGCCATAAATGCCAGTTATCGTTTGCAGAGCTGTCAGAAGATTTATTAAAATTGGCACAACTTAGTGATGTAGATCAGTTACTATTATCACCCAGCGCGTAA
- the mlaD gene encoding outer membrane lipid asymmetry maintenance protein MlaD, producing MTSKKLELLVGLFVALGLAAILALALKVADSGISGNGQTYELYAKFDNIGGLKVRSPIKIGGVVIGRVSNIALDNEDFTPIVTLEIFAEYQGFSEATSVSILTAGLLGEQYLGLDPGFVDESVDTLVPGDFIEDTKPALVLEELIGQFLFSQGSDD from the coding sequence ATGACGTCTAAAAAATTAGAATTATTGGTTGGCTTATTTGTTGCGCTCGGCTTAGCCGCGATATTAGCGCTTGCACTAAAAGTTGCCGACTCCGGTATTTCAGGCAATGGGCAAACATACGAGCTATATGCAAAGTTTGACAACATAGGTGGCTTGAAAGTGCGCTCGCCAATCAAAATTGGTGGCGTAGTTATTGGTCGAGTAAGCAATATTGCGTTAGATAACGAAGACTTTACGCCAATTGTTACCTTAGAAATTTTCGCAGAATACCAAGGCTTTTCAGAAGCAACCTCCGTATCTATTTTAACTGCGGGATTGCTTGGCGAGCAGTACTTAGGGTTAGATCCAGGATTTGTTGATGAGTCAGTCGACACTTTAGTACCCGGTGACTTTATCGAAGATACTAAGCCAGCCCTAGTATTAGAAGAGTTGATCGGTCAATTTTTATTTAGTCAGGGGAGCGACGATTAG
- a CDS encoding FadR/GntR family transcriptional regulator, with the protein MRSSPKHNLTHQLTHNLGMAIVKGDYPVGSGLPSEADLCLQYDVSRSATREAVKMLSAKGLISSRPKQGILVLPESSWNMFDTDVLSWILNSKPSLTLLKEFTQVRAAIEPEAAALAALNASDEQIAEIEKALSRMADADKGLDDPLDADIAFHTAILLASGNRFIAQLTDFIGTALRVSIRYTNRIKGVPGADVQKHADIFNTIQTRNPEQARECVSTILDEALALIDSQLDPQS; encoded by the coding sequence ATGAGAAGTAGCCCTAAACACAATTTAACCCATCAATTAACACATAACCTTGGCATGGCAATCGTTAAAGGTGACTACCCTGTGGGATCAGGGTTGCCTTCTGAAGCTGACCTTTGCTTGCAATATGATGTTAGCCGCAGTGCGACGCGTGAAGCGGTTAAAATGCTGTCAGCAAAAGGACTGATATCTTCTCGTCCTAAACAAGGTATTCTAGTATTGCCAGAAAGCAGCTGGAATATGTTTGATACAGATGTACTGAGTTGGATTTTAAACAGTAAGCCTTCATTGACTTTACTTAAAGAATTTACGCAAGTTAGGGCTGCAATCGAGCCCGAAGCCGCTGCTCTTGCCGCTTTAAATGCCAGTGATGAGCAAATAGCAGAGATTGAAAAAGCGCTATCTCGCATGGCCGATGCAGATAAAGGCTTAGATGACCCGCTTGATGCCGATATCGCCTTTCATACGGCCATTCTACTGGCCAGTGGTAACCGTTTTATTGCTCAGCTTACTGATTTTATTGGGACTGCACTTCGAGTGAGTATTCGCTATACCAATCGCATTAAAGGCGTTCCCGGGGCTGATGTACAAAAGCACGCTGACATTTTTAATACCATACAAACGCGAAACCCTGAACAAGCAAGAGAGTGTGTGAGCACTATTTTAGATGAAGCGCTCGCTTTGATTGATTCTCAGCTTGATCCCCAGTCTTAA
- a CDS encoding KpsF/GutQ family sugar-phosphate isomerase, with protein sequence MNSENFITLGNKVLETELAAVEGLKQYLDTGFASACQTMFDCQGKVVVVGMGKSGHIGGKIAATLASTGTPAFFVHPGEASHGDLGMITENDVVLAISNSGETGELLAIIPVIKRIGTPLIAMTGNPESTLAQLAEHHVCVKVEQEACPLGLAPTSSTTATLVMGDAIAVALLNARGFTADDFALSHPGGSLGKRLLLRLSDIMHTGERLPVVPTSALIKEALVEMSEKGLGMTAVCDEQGKLAGIFTDGDLRRILDGKIDIHHDGIVSVMTKTPTTAQADLLAAEALNVMEEKKINGLIVVDEQNQPVGALNLQDLLKSGVL encoded by the coding sequence ATGAATTCTGAAAATTTTATAACCTTGGGTAATAAGGTACTTGAGACTGAATTAGCTGCAGTTGAAGGTTTGAAGCAGTACTTAGACACAGGTTTTGCGAGTGCATGCCAAACCATGTTTGATTGCCAAGGTAAAGTGGTAGTGGTTGGCATGGGAAAGTCGGGCCATATCGGTGGTAAAATTGCGGCAACACTAGCAAGTACTGGTACGCCAGCGTTTTTCGTGCATCCAGGTGAGGCTAGCCATGGCGATTTAGGAATGATTACCGAAAATGATGTGGTGCTCGCTATTTCAAATTCTGGTGAAACCGGTGAATTACTGGCAATTATCCCTGTGATTAAGCGAATCGGCACGCCGCTTATTGCGATGACAGGCAACCCTGAGTCAACGTTAGCTCAATTGGCTGAACATCACGTTTGTGTGAAGGTTGAACAAGAAGCCTGCCCGCTTGGCTTGGCACCAACCTCTAGTACTACCGCCACACTTGTGATGGGCGATGCCATTGCAGTGGCCTTACTCAATGCGCGTGGTTTTACAGCGGATGATTTTGCCTTGTCACACCCAGGCGGCAGTCTAGGAAAAAGATTACTACTGCGCCTGAGTGATATTATGCACACTGGTGAGCGATTGCCTGTTGTACCAACTAGCGCCTTAATCAAAGAAGCTTTAGTCGAGATGAGCGAAAAAGGCTTAGGTATGACTGCTGTTTGTGATGAACAAGGAAAGCTCGCTGGTATTTTTACCGATGGTGACTTACGCCGCATTTTAGATGGTAAAATTGATATTCATCACGACGGTATTGTGTCAGTGATGACGAAAACGCCAACAACAGCACAGGCTGACTTATTAGCGGCTGAAGCGTTGAATGTGATGGAAGAGAAAAAAATAAACGGATTGATTGTGGTTGATGAGCAAAACCAACCTGTAGGTGCCCTAAATTTACAAGACTTGTTAAAATCAGGGGTACTCTAA
- the kdsC gene encoding 3-deoxy-manno-octulosonate-8-phosphatase KdsC, which produces MTLENTMDTAQDLVSTLYGPVAKQVIATASNIKLLVCDVDGVFSDGRIYLGNQGEELKAFHTKDGYGIKALIASGVTVAIITGRNSRIVNDRMKALNVEHIIQGKEDKLPEMKALMSELSITAEQVAYIGDDMADLPCIEYAALGVAVNDAHPAVINKADYRTFTLGGFGAVRELCDLIMHSQDTLVDAKGASV; this is translated from the coding sequence ATGACACTAGAAAACACGATGGACACAGCACAAGACCTCGTATCGACACTTTACGGCCCCGTCGCCAAGCAAGTTATTGCCACTGCCAGCAACATTAAGCTATTGGTATGTGACGTTGATGGCGTATTTTCTGATGGGCGTATTTACCTAGGTAACCAAGGTGAAGAGCTCAAAGCGTTTCATACCAAAGATGGTTATGGTATCAAGGCGTTGATTGCCTCGGGTGTAACGGTCGCCATTATTACTGGCCGAAATTCGCGAATAGTTAACGATCGCATGAAAGCGCTAAACGTTGAACATATCATTCAGGGCAAAGAAGACAAGTTACCCGAAATGAAAGCGCTAATGAGCGAACTGTCGATTACGGCTGAGCAAGTGGCGTATATCGGTGACGACATGGCCGACTTACCTTGCATTGAGTATGCTGCCTTGGGAGTTGCGGTTAATGATGCACACCCAGCTGTCATTAACAAAGCAGATTATCGCACTTTTACGCTAGGTGGCTTTGGCGCTGTGCGCGAACTTTGTGATCTTATTATGCATAGCCAAGACACATTGGTAGACGCTAAAGGCGCGAGTGTATGA
- the murA gene encoding UDP-N-acetylglucosamine 1-carboxyvinyltransferase yields the protein MDSFKINGGNRLNGEVTISGAKNAALPILMAGILTDQKVQITNVPRLNDINTTIKLLEQLGAQVSWDAENTLSITAGSIDQHVASYELVKTMRASILVLGPLLAKFGHAEVSLPGGCAIGARPVDLHIQGLKQMGATIDVEQGYIKAKIDGRLQGATIFMDTVSVTGTENLMMAAALAEGTTVIENAAREPEIVDLADFLNAMGAKVSGAGSDTLTIEGVPSLNGTQHRVMADRIETGTFLVAAAVTQGHVKCLNADPKALDAVLSKLQEAGANITTGDDWIELNMTTRPKAVNVKTAPHPAFPTDMQAQFVTLNVLAEGSAHVTETIFENRFMHVPELQRMGANIALEGNTAITTGVTELNGAQVMATDLRASASLVIAGLVASSETQVDRIYHIDRGYQHIEDKLQALGADITRVKTS from the coding sequence TTGGATTCTTTTAAAATAAACGGCGGTAACCGATTAAACGGCGAAGTTACCATCTCTGGCGCAAAGAACGCTGCCTTGCCGATCTTAATGGCCGGTATTTTGACCGACCAAAAAGTACAGATCACAAATGTTCCACGCTTAAACGACATTAATACCACCATTAAATTGCTTGAACAGCTTGGTGCACAAGTAAGTTGGGACGCTGAAAATACGCTATCTATTACTGCCGGCTCAATCGATCAGCACGTAGCTTCATACGAACTTGTTAAAACCATGCGTGCATCAATTTTGGTGCTTGGCCCTTTATTAGCTAAGTTTGGCCATGCAGAAGTTTCATTACCAGGCGGCTGTGCTATTGGTGCTCGCCCAGTTGATTTGCATATTCAAGGCTTAAAACAAATGGGTGCTACCATTGACGTGGAGCAAGGCTATATAAAGGCTAAAATTGATGGCCGATTGCAAGGCGCAACTATTTTTATGGACACCGTCAGCGTCACGGGGACAGAAAATTTAATGATGGCTGCGGCCTTAGCTGAAGGTACAACTGTTATTGAAAACGCGGCGCGTGAACCTGAAATTGTTGACTTAGCCGACTTTTTAAATGCCATGGGTGCTAAAGTAAGCGGCGCTGGCAGCGACACACTGACCATTGAAGGGGTGCCAAGCCTGAATGGCACTCAGCATAGAGTCATGGCAGATCGCATTGAAACCGGCACATTTTTGGTCGCAGCAGCAGTCACCCAAGGTCATGTAAAATGCCTTAACGCCGATCCAAAAGCGTTAGATGCCGTTTTAAGTAAGTTGCAAGAAGCTGGCGCAAATATAACCACAGGTGATGACTGGATCGAGTTGAACATGACGACGCGCCCAAAAGCCGTTAATGTTAAAACCGCACCACACCCAGCTTTTCCTACCGATATGCAAGCGCAATTTGTCACCCTTAACGTACTTGCAGAAGGCTCGGCTCACGTTACCGAGACAATTTTCGAAAATCGCTTTATGCACGTGCCAGAACTACAGCGTATGGGCGCGAATATCGCGTTAGAAGGCAACACGGCAATCACTACCGGCGTTACAGAGCTTAACGGTGCACAAGTGATGGCCACAGATTTACGTGCCTCAGCGAGCTTAGTGATTGCCGGCTTAGTGGCTAGCAGTGAAACTCAAGTTGACCGGATTTATCACATCGACCGTGGTTATCAACATATTGAAGATAAGCTGCAAGCACTTGGGGCAGACATTACACGAGTTAAAACCTCGTAA